CGGTTTTCGCTTGGTTCTCTCCCGCCAAGTAGCAAAGGAGAAAATAGTATGGCAAGAGAATGTCCAAAATGTAAGGGCGATGGGCAAATGATGTGTGAGAAATGCGATGGAACAGAAAAAATAAAAAAAATAAGGGGACACTTCCCTAAAAAATAAGGGGACACTTCCCTGATTATGAAAAACAACCCAGAGATTGTATTAATAGGGGAAGTGTCCCTAAATTTACCTAAATTTACTATAGGGGAAGTGTCCCTAAATTTACAGGATGACCGGCAATTGTTACCCTGCCTGACTTTGCAGGGTGTTTATATTGACGATGGCTTCCTTTTGTATCAACTTGATACCAACCATCGCTTTCTATCAATCTTATAATATCACGCACTTTCATCTATGAGATATATATGAACCATGTTCTACTTTATACATAGCAAGTTCTAGTTATTGCTACCTACATCCCGAATTTATGCGCCCGCTCAGTAGAGAATATCCCTGATGGTCTTTTTGCAGGAAACTCCTTGATTTTTTCGAATGTCTTTGCATCATACACAACAACCTTATTATCATCCATTAAGGATACATAGACATAGTTTCCCTTTGGCGTAAACTGGGGATGTGTTGCCCCCTTGCCGGGATTTAGTGTTTTGACAACCTCCAAGGTCTTCAAATCAATGATATGAATTATATCGCCGTTCTTGCCGACTAAATCAACCCACACATATCTGGCATCAGGGCTTGAAACAGTATAAAGTGCAGTTCCTTCAAGATGGACATTTTTAACCCATTCCCATGTTTTATTATTATAAACCAATGCTAATTCCTTTTTTAACGCAGGAAGCACTGCCAACTCTCCTGCAATTGCCCAACCCTTTAAATGAGGTATCTTCCACAGAGGCACATCGTTTGCTGACTGGTTTTCCTTTTGGGTCAAGATTTTTTTAACCTCATTTAATTCCCATGTGTCCAAAAGCCCCATCCAGTTTGAGTTTAAGAAACCAACAAGGTAATATCTGCCGTCGGGCGTTATAAGGGCGTCGTAAGGCGTATCTCCGACATCCCAGAATTTTTTTATAACAGGGAAATCTTTTTTGCCTGCGTCTACAACCCATATCCCGTCCCCCTCCATTAAGGAAAAGACAAGGAGGTTTCCGGGGGCATCAAGAATCCCTACCACGCGGGATTCAATGGTAATGCCATTGCCATATTCCCTGATTGCAGGGATTTGTTTTACTGTTTCCAGCGTTTCTGCATCTAGTATCCTGACCTCCTTTGGCGAGTAATTGCTCAAGGCAATATGCTTCCCATCCTGTGTCATAACTCCGCCGACGCAGTCAAACCCTGCCCTAACCTGTTTAACAACTGTAAGTGTTAAAAGGTCTATCTTGCTTACTGTTGCGTCTCTTCCGATTGTATATGCGTATCTTGCATCAGGTGAAAACTTAATTGTCCCATGAATCAGATTGCCAAGCCCTTCAACCCTTCCGAGAAATTTATGTTTAGATGAGTCAATGACAATGACGCTTCCTCATTTTATGGTCTGTCATCACCTGTCGAGTTTGTTCTGGGGGACTGTCCCACCTGGAATTTTATGGCCTGTCCTCTCCCTCAAGTTTGTAGTTTGTAATAATACCATCTTTCAGTGTAACATCCATACGGATTTCGTTCCCAACGCTTGGCATAGAAAGATATATCCATATCTTATTGCCAAGTTTATCAGTTGTATCAATAGTCGGGATACCCAACCGTTTCAGAAGATATTCCTCTGTGGTTTTACCTTCTCTTATGGTTTCTGATATTAAAAGTATATCATGCATTTGATAAAAAGGCTGTGAAACATTGTCAATGGATATACTGCAGCCATATAAAGATATAAGGACTAATAGGATAAGCAAATTCCGTATACTACCTTTCATGATTTAACCTAAAAATAAACCATGCTTTCTTTTTTGAACTCCTGCGAACTAAAGAGAATTTTATATTTCTTAATGCCGGTTGCATCAGAAATCCTTTTGGCAGTATCAAAACATTCTTCTTTTGTCCGTCCGTGTATCATTGTAAAAAGGTTATACGGCCAGTCTTCAAATGATGGTCTTTCGTAACAGTGGCTTACCTCTTTGAAAGACGCCATGATTTTGCCGACCCTTTCCCTGTCTTGTTCAGACACAATCCATACACCCATGCCATTTGCGGTTATCCCTGCCTTCCTGTGCCTAATGGCTGCGCCGAACCGTCTGATATAACCCTTTTCCAGAAACCCGTTGACCTTTAAGATGAAATCATCCTCTGATATGTTGATTTTGTCGGCAAGTTCCTCGAACGGTCGAGGGATAAGCGGTATGTCTTCCTGCACCTCTTTGCAAATCTTTTTTTCAATGTCTGTCATTGTCTTTTTGCTCAATTTCCCGTCTCCTTATCCCTAGCACCTAGCCTCTAGTCCCTATCCCCTGTTTTTCCTTCCTTCCTTTTCCTCTATGCCAGAGACCCCTTGTCTTCTTTTTAATTCGTTTAATACATCGTCCAGTTCTATGTCCATCTCTCCAAGCAAAACCATCGTATGAAACCACAGGTCTGCTGTTTCATGGATAATCTCTTTCCTTACGCCATCTCCTGCTGCCTCAATCAGTTCAGATGATTCCTCTTTGATTTTTGCCAGTATCTTGCCTTTTCCCTTTGAGTATAACGATGCCACATACGATTTTTCAGGAGACGCGGTTTTTCTTTCTTTGATGGTTTGAAAAAGGTCTGAAAGAATGTCTGAAGTCTGAAGTCTGAAGTCTGAAGTCTTTCCATCCAGCCTTCTATAAAAACAACTCATCTCCCCTGTATGACATGCAACCCCTGTCTGATGGACACTTAAAAGGATTGTATCCTCATCACAGTCGTAATAAACAGCCTTTACACTCTGAGTATTCCCTGATGTCTCACCTTTCATCCAGAGTTTGTTTCTTGAGCGGCTGAAATAGTGTGCTATGCCTGTTGAAATGGTCTTTTCAAGAGCCTCTTTGTTCATATACGCAAGCATCAAGACCCTGCTGCTAGTATACTCCTGCACAACAGCAGGGACAAGCCCCTTTTCATCAAATTTTATGTTGATATTAAAATGTAACTTCATAATAAATTAGATTACCAAAAGGAGATTAAACAAGTCAAATGAAATGGTTCTCAAGAATAGACATTGATTTTTACGGATGGTTGGTTGTGGTTGATAAATTCTATGTTTATGTGTTATGTTTAACGCAGGAAGATGATAAAATGGATATAAAAAACCATAACGAAAAACTAAAGAAAGATATAAGATACCTCATTAAAAAAAGAGACGCCATCTTGCTTGCACATAACTATCAGAGGGATGAGGTGCAGGAGATTGCTGATGTTTGTGGAGATTCACTCGGTCTCTCACAAACTGCTGCCAAGTCCAAAGCAGAGGTTGTTGTATTTTGCGGTGTGCATTTTATGGCAGAAAGTGCATCCATCCTCTGCCCTCAAAAAACTGTGATACTGCCCCGACTTGATGCAGGCTGTCCAATGGCGGATATGATTACAGGAAATGACCTAAAAAATGAAAGGCAAAAGAGACCCGATACCCCTGTTGTGGCATATGTAAATACAACAGCAGAGGTTAAGGCTTTAAGCGATATCTGCTGCACCTCTGCAAATGCTGTTAAGGTGGTTAATTCACTTGAGTCTGAAGTTGTCTATATGGTTCCTGACAGAAACCTTTCAATGTATGTGGCAAGGAGAGTTAAAAAAAAGATGCAGTGGTGGAATGGGTTCTGTCCTACCCATGAAAGACTAAAACCAGAAGATGTTGTTAAGTGCAAAGAAAAATACCCTGATGCAATTTTTGCATGCCATCCTGAATGCAGACCCGAGGTGATTGACATGGCAGACCATGTATGTTCCACATCAGGCATGTATAAATTTGCGAAATCTACGGCTGCAAAGTCAATCATTGTCGGCACAGAGATGGGAATTTTATACAGACTCAAGAAAGAAAATCCTGATAAAAAGTTTATCCTTGCCTCAAAATCACTAATCTGCCCGAATATGAAACTTATTACCCTTGAGGATATTCTTGAGGCACTTGAGAAGATGGACAGGATTGTAGATGTTCCGGATGAGATACGGATACCTGCAAAAAAGGCACTGGACAGGATGTTGGAGATACCAAGGGATTAAATCCGATTACAACACAACCCTCCTCTTGTGCCACTCTGCTGCCTGCTCGTAGGCATAAGATACCTTCAAAACAGTCTCTTCATCAAGTGGTTTACCGAGTATCTGTAAGCCTATTGGAAGGTTATCTTTTGTAAAACCACATGGAATAGAAATCCCTGGCATACCTGCAAGGTTGCAGGATATGGTAAATATGTCAGAAAGATACATGGTAAGCGGGTTATTGGTCTTTTCCCCTATCCTGAATGCAGGGGTCGGACTGGTTGGTGTCAGGAGGACATCGCATTTTTTAAATGCCTCCATGAAGTCATGTTTTATCAGTGTCCTTACCTGTGATGCCTTTTTATAATATGCATCATAGTAGCCTGATGAAAGGGCATAAGTGCCTAACATAATCCTTCTCTTTACCTCTGCCCCAAAACCTTCACTTCTTGTCTTGCAATACATATCTATTAAATTCTTATATGCCTTTGTCCTGTATCCATATTTAACACCATCATATCTGG
This genomic interval from Deltaproteobacteria bacterium contains the following:
- a CDS encoding type II toxin-antitoxin system HicA family toxin; the encoded protein is MKVRDIIRLIESDGWYQVDTKGSHRQYKHPAKSGRVTIAGHPVNLGTLPL
- a CDS encoding protein nirF, encoding MVIDSSKHKFLGRVEGLGNLIHGTIKFSPDARYAYTIGRDATVSKIDLLTLTVVKQVRAGFDCVGGVMTQDGKHIALSNYSPKEVRILDAETLETVKQIPAIREYGNGITIESRVVGILDAPGNLLVFSLMEGDGIWVVDAGKKDFPVIKKFWDVGDTPYDALITPDGRYYLVGFLNSNWMGLLDTWELNEVKKILTQKENQSANDVPLWKIPHLKGWAIAGELAVLPALKKELALVYNNKTWEWVKNVHLEGTALYTVSSPDARYVWVDLVGKNGDIIHIIDLKTLEVVKTLNPGKGATHPQFTPKGNYVYVSLMDDNKVVVYDAKTFEKIKEFPAKRPSGIFSTERAHKFGM
- a CDS encoding Lrp/AsnC family transcriptional regulator, with product MTDIEKKICKEVQEDIPLIPRPFEELADKINISEDDFILKVNGFLEKGYIRRFGAAIRHRKAGITANGMGVWIVSEQDRERVGKIMASFKEVSHCYERPSFEDWPYNLFTMIHGRTKEECFDTAKRISDATGIKKYKILFSSQEFKKESMVYF
- the nadA gene encoding quinolinate synthase NadA; translation: MDIKNHNEKLKKDIRYLIKKRDAILLAHNYQRDEVQEIADVCGDSLGLSQTAAKSKAEVVVFCGVHFMAESASILCPQKTVILPRLDAGCPMADMITGNDLKNERQKRPDTPVVAYVNTTAEVKALSDICCTSANAVKVVNSLESEVVYMVPDRNLSMYVARRVKKKMQWWNGFCPTHERLKPEDVVKCKEKYPDAIFACHPECRPEVIDMADHVCSTSGMYKFAKSTAAKSIIVGTEMGILYRLKKENPDKKFILASKSLICPNMKLITLEDILEALEKMDRIVDVPDEIRIPAKKALDRMLEIPRD
- a CDS encoding bifunctional phosphoribosyl-AMP cyclohydrolase/phosphoribosyl-ATP diphosphatase HisIE → MKLHFNINIKFDEKGLVPAVVQEYTSSRVLMLAYMNKEALEKTISTGIAHYFSRSRNKLWMKGETSGNTQSVKAVYYDCDEDTILLSVHQTGVACHTGEMSCFYRRLDGKTSDFRLQTSDILSDLFQTIKERKTASPEKSYVASLYSKGKGKILAKIKEESSELIEAAGDGVRKEIIHETADLWFHTMVLLGEMDIELDDVLNELKRRQGVSGIEEKEGRKNRG